The Porites lutea chromosome 9, jaPorLute2.1, whole genome shotgun sequence sequence TCAACGACTGTTTTCCGCCAAATacctgttcggagaagcaaaaattgcctagtgTCCTATAGCTTGAGGATGGCTAAAattttctagatgaccgttccattcatgtacaattttcgaagcttatcgaATGAATTCCGTACGATTtgctgaagtttaatttttcgcatcTAACTCCCCAGATAAGCTTTTTGTTGTGCGCGCATCgaaggaaacctaaaatgttttggattcaaaaatgtgattgagagaggaatcagaaaaaagactcaagttgccctagaaTGACCAAACAGGTACGAATTTTATAGCACTGCTTAGGATGCATTTCCAAAGACctttaaaagtactctggatcgcctaaaaactgttttcaatgAATTTCGGAGGAATCCGTCGGTGGGAGCACTGTTTTCTGCGCGAGACACGAGGTGAAAGGAGACACAATCACATTTTAGCTTTACTATTCGAGTTCTTATTTGAAATATAAAACCAATAAAGTGAGATGACGTAGGATATTTATAAGATATGGTACGCCTCCTTTCCTCCCATTCCTATTTGACGAAATGCATACAAAACCAATATCCCTGTCAACATTTGTATAttgttaaaataattctttccttttcattttactGAAGTACTTAGCAGTGGGCTTTACTGCAATTCTTGCGAGTCGTTTTTATCTCCGGAAGAGTGCAATGCAACTCAAATCGACGACTCCAACTGCTGGCTAAATGACGAGGGAGAACGGTAAGCTATTCTTAGGAAGTTACAGGTGACTACAACAGTCCCCTTTTTTGGATAAGATCTCCTATATCGAGCGATCTTGTTTTCAATTGCACTGAGTGTAACCAAATGAAATGCCAAGTTGGCAGACAAACAGAAAGGGGGACTTTCGAGGCCCGTTTCCTCACTTAAgagttgaataacttcaaaacggCTCAAGTCATGACCGCCAaactaagggaccggtcattatttatgtagagGGGGGTGGGGAGCGAAAAAAGAAAGGGGGGGGGTAAGGAGGGTCAAGGCTATTTCAGATTGGCtagaaagggggggggggctattttattttttgtaaagaaGTTTAGAGGGGATCATCAGTTTGATCGCGAGGTATATTTTAAGAGGGGTCCATTGGCCAAGATGGGTAAAGCAGTTAAATAGTAGAGTGCAAACGATATATGTGAAACAGTAATGCTAAATTGCACAATTTATGCTAATCCTATTGCTTATTGTGATTAAAATAGAGTTGACAGACCTGCACGAGTCCTGCTGTGTGACCATTGTGTTGTTCACAACCTTTATagttttgctttaacaagcatGCCTTTAAGcgattttccttttctataagaGATCAAGGGAGGTTCCTTGAAAATCTCTCTCAGTAATGGTTGCAGGTCTTGTATTAAATGCCATTTGTCCATTAGTATGTTGTTCAAACATCGTAATGATGATTGAAATTGCGTCACAAAGGGTAAAAGAGCCAGCTGTTCAACAGACAACAAGAAGTGGACGAAAAACTGGAAACAGGTCTACGCGATACGTTGGTTTGTTCCATCATTTTGCAAAGTAACTAATCATCATACGATTAGTATGTTACATGCATTTTAATAATTACTTTGTAGAGCATGTAAGAGGGGATATGAattgggggggcggggggaggggccATCACGAATAAAGAAGGAGGTCACTTGCTATTTTCATGGTCTGCAGTGGGGGGGCCTTACAGAAATTTTGATCTTTCCAAGATATTTttcccttcccccacccccatcGATATAAATAATGAACGGTCCCTAAGCGacttttccaaaactttgtctGGGTACATTCAAAAATCGTTGTGAAGAGTACGTCAACATTGACGTTACCATGACAACCGAGTTTTTAAgccatttgttttaaaatttgtaattttctttaagttttatttctctctaatttagaattattttatcaaatttattattactgttaaaCTCCAGGCTTCTAGTGaataatttgagaaaaaaagtataataatttttataCTTTGAGAAACTCAGACATCCATAGTTACAACACTAGAAGAAGGAACGATTTCTGTCTTCCTGTCGTTAAAAGGAATTACGGAAAGCAGAGACTTTTTTACCAATGCACTAAGGAATGGAACTTTTTAGACGGATCTTTTACGAAAATGaactctcttcttctttttaaacaGAGCATTAAAAGCTGtatattttagatattttatagtttttaatattttaatctaTCTGacactttaatatttttaaCCTGTAGCTTATATTAGTTAGGTTTTTAGTTCTTAACTTTTACTTTAATGTTACTATTACGTATTTATTTATCGCCTCATTAAATATCACTTTTTGTGAAGTGAGCTCCCTGTATAAAgattgttactattattattattattattattattattattataaattatcaattttaaatgcaaaattggCAGATGCTTGTTTCAATTTTCAACAGTGTTAATCTCTCCCAGAATTTAAAAACTTGCAGATTATTTCGCTTCCTAAGTAGCCTTTTATACACAGATACACCTTTTTACCACGATTGCCTCAATTTATACGGGTTCTATGTAAAAAGGAATTAATTTAATTGGCTTAAAACGGCGGAATCATTATAAAGAGAATTAACCGGCTCAATTGAAGCCTATAAAATGGCGATAAAACGGCTAGGAATTCACACAGGAAGGAAGAAACACAACTTAAGTGGGGTTAGCCGATTTTTATTTATAGTCATTATTAGGCGTAAATCATCAACCTATAACTATTgaatacaaatttaattacccaaAAGTCTAGGataacaatttgtttttttggttgtttgtgTTTGGTTTGATTGCATTTTTTCGCCAAAAAGTCGACTGgggttattgtttattttttctaataCTTCTAAAAGAATAGTGAATACCCCcatatataattatttaaaatactttCCAAGATCAAAGTTGATCTCACTGTCACCTaaacataaataattttgtGATCTACAGAGAGTACTGTATGGCTCTCATGGCGGAACTCCCAAATGGCACCATCATAGGAATACGGGGCTGTCGTGTTTATACAATGGCAGGATGTAACAGTTCTGTCGTTTGCAACAGTGAGAATGAGACAATGCCACAAGGAGCTCGTTTCAAACGATGCATTGGAGAGTGTTGTTCTAACTACCTATGCAATCAGGGCCTGTACCCAGTGCTGGCTCCAGTAACACCAGAACCTGTCAGCAGCTACTTAAGTGTCATCGCAACCAGTTCAAGGAATCCAACCAGCAGCACGAACGGGAAGAAACCAGGACCTACTTCCACAGCTGCAGCCTTGTTGGGTCCGTATCACTGGCTGATCGTCTCAGTGTCGGCTCTGTTTCTGCCTTCAATGTGAAACAAAATCCATAGTACaaagcaactacagcaactgccACGATATTTTCTTTCTACCTAGCATAATAATAGCACAAACGTTTTTGTAAATCCGATGGCTgaatttaacagttaatgaatgaggctgagtatcttatgaagaattatggagatcgaggagggtgttatccgtcgaggccgtaggccgaggcggataacaccctccgagatctccataattcttcatatgatacgaaagccgaattcaataactgttttattattcattcaaaacaattcctagtttaaaaacatagctaaaacatgcttacctccatcgatccatcgatgttcagttcatcttcgatactgTACGCTTACgtttgttcagctccgcaagtattctccaaatagcagatgtcgcctttcgagttgtcttcttgctgttcttgccatgtttttagctatgttttcgcctagttcttactcttgaaacgagtgaaatgtccgccattttttcaagttcccaaccaaaacaactcaacctcgtccccaggtcttctcggttaacggtgccttaacctgcgaaaagctgcatttttgacgtcatttcctcgttaaagtcaaatttcttccaaatttggtcaacagtaactggttatggtgaattaaacgtatgcttttagccaatcagaatcggggaaatattttgaatgaataataatatgtaTTATTCAATCTTTCACTTGAATGGTAGGTTCTTTAAGCAACTaagttcaaaattttatttttcctattttctaTAGCAAGCTGCTGTCGCATATTAACATTTTTATCGTTATTTTTGCATGTATTGGTAAGGTGGTTTTCGAAGTGTCTTCTTTTAGCGTTGAAATCAAACTAAGGAAACAGCTGTAGTGTCACATTGATGAACGtgaaaataaaatcaagtaAAAGTGGTCGAGAATCTCCGTCTGACAAGCACACAAAACTGCACGACCTCTAACAATGGGCATCCGTCCACCAGAGGAATCCACAATAGTGTCAATGTGACACGTGGCAATCGGTCGGGGGAGGTGATTGCTCTTTCCGTGGTCCATGATTGAGAAATGGTTGATTTTTGATTGCATTATTTAGAACGAAAACGAATTTCTGACATTGTATTCGTTTAGCCTGTCAGCAAGCTCTTGCCTCACCTACCATCGGTATGCAGAGCTTGCTGGCAGGTTACCATTCCTTCATTTCATAAGAAAACTTTGGTTCTTACCTTTCCAAAAGTAGTGTCACTATTGTTCTTGAGCGGTTTTCTCGGTGCTCTTTTCTACCTTGTCGGCACATTCTTCGACAAACAGCTGCATCTAAATACAAGTTCATCAAGATCAATCTTAGCAAGGTTAAAGGGGCTGTCAAGGCAGTctataaatgatgatgatgataatgatgacgacgGCGatcatgatgataatgatgatgatgataatgattatgatgatgacgatgattatgatgatgacgacgatgacgatgatgatgatgatgatgacgatgacgatgataatgaagatgatgatgatgtccaCTTATGATGATGTCCTCTTAATACAGCTTCATCCTACTTAAAACTTAGGAAGAACGTTTTCGAAGAACACAAGAACAGTTCAGAAGAACAGTTCAGTTCAATTCAATTGGATTCACTTAGATTtatttatagcctgcgtagtaagCGTTTCTGATCGAATTATTGCGCAAAAAATCGCCCTCGTTCCAACTTGCGCACGTAAATGAATTGATTCAGATTAACTATTTTATATTTCGTATTTTGTTTAGTCATTATTTATCTGTACTCTCCAATCAAACTCGACCAAGATCTCTTGTACTTGACCCTCTCCCTCAACAGACActcacaaaacaaagaaataaacaaataaacaaaaagaaaaaaagaaaaaacacgtgACATAGTTTTGATCCAACTATTTCTTACAaacgtgcaaagatggcggaaCATGTCGTGATAGAATCGTTCCCAAACTGTGTTGGCACACTATTTAAAGACAGAAACCTGGGAAAGTGATCAAGTTAGGCCTTGaagcaatgtacatgtatttttatcaAATCTGTCCAACAGTTCTCTTAAAACAAATCTGCACTGCATTGAATTAAGGAAAGGGGGCCTACCTTAAGGATACCAGTAGTTGATGATTTCAGAGGCACCAAGGTGGATTCTTTCATCAGAATGTTTTCCTCATCTGCTTGGACCCAAGGAAACTCCTAATAAATAAACGTGATTAAGTCCAATAAAGGGTCACAAGTGATATGCtaggcaaaaaaacaaaaaagagtaGACTACATGCACCGTACGATATTCTTTTTGTTTGCTGGTTATTTTgtaccctttttttttttttcaaaaagtagtTTGCTTGAAATTACACAGTGACGTCAAACTTCCCCTTACAGACTGACTGATCTCTTAGTCCCAACAATGTGTACGTGGCTTGTGGTTCGTAAAGTAAGAGACAAAGTCGCGCGAAAACTAATCAGATGTGCTCTCTGCCTCCTTTCTCTGGgcccctcccacccccccccccccccccccatcgttttctcctttttctcctttGACCTCTTACTTTACGAAACACGAACGAAAAACACACTGACAAACACATGCTACGCAGATGAGATCGTGGCACCAATTCAGTCGAACAGAAAAGAGTGGGGCTTGAGGAGGAGTGATTCTACGCAAATAATAAAACTAACACTGAATTCACTGAACAAAAAAGTAAACCGATATAGCATCTTTATCTTAATTATGTGATTCAATCAGGCTGGTTTCTTTTCTTACTCTATATCAGCTTCATACTCGAGAGATGTCTGCCGCGAAATGTAGTATTAATGAGGAAATGTAACTAGCTTACAACCACTGCTCACCTCCACTAGCTCCAATTCTGCTGACTTCGAGCAGTGCAGATTTTTTAAGACAAATGTAAAGAATTTAGAGATTCTAAGTGAAATTCCAAGAATCAATAGGATTAATCTGATCAATAAGTCAATGATTACTTAAGCTTCGGTAAAACGTGCGGCTTGTTTTGTAACATTACTGCAAAAACGAGTTGAACAGCGACGTTGCGTGTTTTACCACCCtcgttcaaacctgttaacaacctgatttgttgcaagacaggtttagTGTGGGtagtaaaacgcgcaacatcgccaGTCGTTTTGCGGCAATGTTGCAAGAAACGTTGCACGCCTTTTTCTGCCCGTTTTACCGTCCGTACCTTTGGTAGTCTTATAAATAGTCCCTGGTTTTTTATACTATTTGCACTTGCAACACACCTGGGCTTTACGATTCTCTTGCAGCTTCAAAAAAGATGATTCTTTAGTATAGACCAGGATGGAAAACGTACATCCTACGAAaggaatttaaaatttttacccATTGAAATCCATTTTGCGTTAGTTCTTTTCAGTTCACTTGCTACTTCTAAAAAGAACAAgattaaaaagataaaacaaaacagaaaagagaaatttctcAGCGAGTAATAATTTTGGAACCAAAGTTGTTTGCTGTGCGTTTGAGGCGATGTCTGGACCGATTTctatacaatgaaaataaagtcaaaCCTACATACAACGGTCTCCTTCGAGTAACGGCAAGGTGACCGTTACATAAACAGACCGCTATAAACAGATTTAATTTCCTTTAACTCTACTGAAAGTTAATAAATAACGCTTTTATGTGAAAATTATCACCCTGTTCAGAGATTTCAATGCCGAATACGGTCGGGTAAAGCATAAAGCAAATTCAGATGCTAGAAAATAGGTACTACAGTTGTTTGAGAGCGATAAAATCAGTGCTTTCGTCGCCACAAAGTACATTGATAACGTCACTGTTATGTTTCGTATTTCTAGCCTATACGGCAACCCGCATGTGGGCCGCGTTATCCTGGCACAATATCATTTCCTTTTGAGCGTGTcttttatttaagcaatagaccacactttctacgGGTTTACCGctgtgataacccacgcgggacgTTGGgtgaacacgagaaaagcttgtaaatcactcgtcTTCGGCTCGTGATGTACAAGCTTTTTGAGTGTTCCCCTAACATCctaagtgggttatcacgccggtaaactcatagaaagtgtggtctattgcttttataaaataactttaatttttctatgggtttaccggcataataaaccataggcttttaaccaatcagaacgcgcgtactatctaagttattttataataaaagatAACCGGTGAATGCAGGTGATAATTGCAATAAAAATACGTTGTTTATCAAGTGATGACCAGTGATCGCTCACGCTTAAGTGATCATGTGATCGCTTACGGCGATGGCAGCCAAAACAGCAAGTTATATTTTCAGGATAGTTGTTCATTAAAATAAATGCCATTACAGATATACCTGGTGGTATTGGCTCAAGCAAGGCATCACATGTATTAATCTTCAGCAAGAAACCTCTGAGGCTTTTCTCTGTGTGTAACAGGAAGTTATCATCGCTACAAGAGAAGCAGTTACTGATAAGTCTGTAAGGCGCACACAGGGAAACCGTCTTGGAGGGATGTGCGAACAGTTTTAATATAATTAACAACTTTTCTTTGTCATGTGGCAGGAGCTTCGCGCTTGCTCTAAACTTCCAGTCAGGCCTAAGAGACAACTGCTATATCTAATAAAGAGCATTATTCATGCTAGTTTTTTTTATCCCCTTATGTGAAACTAGCTGTATGAGCAGTTTTCAATGACGGCAAGTTCAAAGAAATCGTTATAACGATAATAACTTGTCACTTGGTGAATTCTATAAGCTGTAATCAACATGTCACGGGCGTGGGTAGActgcttatttttcttttgagacatAGTAGTTCGATAGTGCGCCTGAGGGGCCAGCGGCAAAGCCGAGAGGAACGAGAGCCGACTCCTTTTACCATTAACgtgcataattttactttttcgctaGCCGCGCGTGGCGTtgaggaaaaaaggaagaccGCCCGCGGGGTAAAGCTTTGGACCAATATGAACCTGGCTAGTATGGATAGATTACCCCTCCCTCCCTTATTCAGGAGGTCATCGAATCCTATGGGGGaagcaagattttttctttgtcccacgccCGTGACATGCCGGTTATCACATCTTTCACAACTTGTCTCTTGTTTCACATGCCTCATCCATGACTGGCTTATGCCTCAGTGTTATCCCCCACGACCACCCCCCTCGACCACCCCCACTTCCTAAGGTGCTTTGGGGAACTTGAGCTTACAGCAGAACCCGGACATAAAAAGAGTGTAAGAAGCCGGAACAAATTGTTTGCTATAACATGGGTccttttcttttacattttacCATAACTAGGATGAACAATGACATTCTTTATATTCTGAGTGTTTGTTATACAGGGTTCTTTCTAGCAGGTTTCACCTTAAATGACCTTTAAGTACATGTGCAcgcaacattttcaaattttcgacGGGTCCCTCACTGTTCATTTAAAAGGGGGCTCGAGGGTTCTTTTTAGCCTGTTCTTGGTTAtcaattattaataaaatcttaaattaagcaaaaaggaaaatctcTGGGGgaaaaattaacaacaacaacaacaacaacaacaacaacatcaacaacaaactTTCTTTTCCGTACAACTTCTAGCTGTGGACATTATTTTCAACCAAACTGTTTTAACACAGTACAGTCAGACCTatgacaaaaatttaaaaaagtcatAAATGTCAACAACAGTGCTTACCTCAGTGCTGCAGAACTTTCTTCAGGACTCCCAATCTCAAAAACAAACCGCTCAACTGGCTGAAATTTCTAAAAGAGGACAAAAT is a genomic window containing:
- the LOC140948416 gene encoding mitotic spindle assembly checkpoint protein MAD2B-like; protein product: MQREESAEQTVDLLAVSGGVLCEFLEVAFHLILYIREVYPAVVFERRKKYNVPVQMCCHPDLNQYILDVLQMVKPLLEKGEVERISMVISNNKFQPVERFVFEIGSPEESSAALSDDNFLLHTEKSLRGFLLKINTCDALLEPIPPGCTFSILVYTKESSFLKLQENRKAQEFPWVQADEENILMKESTLVPLKSSTTGILKMQLFVEECADKVEKSTEKTAQEQ